In Arcobacter ellisii, a genomic segment contains:
- the murA gene encoding UDP-N-acetylglucosamine 1-carboxyvinyltransferase yields the protein MEYLKIIGGKDISGSVEISGAKNAALPLIACTILGKNEITIGNLPNVVDINTFLKLIKNLGGDFVKDKNSVKISTSTINNTKATYDIVKTMRASILVLGPILARFGHCEVSLPGGCAIGQRPVDLHLKALEQMGAKIEILHGYIRATAPEGLKGAKIVFDKVTVGGTENTVMAAALAYGTTTIINAAKEPEIVQLCEVLANSGVKIEGIGTSKIIIEGTGQKLLDIKPFDVIPDRIEAGTYMCAAAIMNQKLKIDKVIPLHLEAVISKLEEMNFEVLQDENSVTIMPTTEIKPVNIITTEYPGFPTDMQAQFMALATQANGTSTIDERLFENRFMHVSELLRLGADIHLNGNIATINGKRGTLNGTDVMATDLRASSALVLAALVASGETNIHRIYHLDRGYENLEGKLSLIGADVKRFAE from the coding sequence ATGGAATACTTAAAAATTATTGGAGGTAAAGATATTTCAGGTAGTGTTGAAATATCTGGAGCAAAAAATGCAGCTTTACCTTTAATTGCTTGTACTATCTTAGGAAAAAATGAAATAACTATTGGAAATCTACCAAATGTTGTAGATATTAACACTTTTTTAAAACTTATAAAAAACCTTGGTGGAGATTTTGTAAAAGATAAAAATTCTGTAAAAATAAGTACTTCAACAATCAACAACACTAAAGCTACTTATGATATTGTAAAAACTATGAGAGCTTCTATTTTAGTTTTAGGACCAATTTTAGCTAGATTTGGTCATTGTGAAGTTTCACTTCCAGGTGGTTGTGCAATTGGTCAAAGACCTGTTGATTTACACTTAAAAGCTTTAGAGCAAATGGGTGCAAAAATAGAGATTTTACATGGATATATTCGTGCTACGGCACCTGAGGGTTTAAAAGGTGCAAAAATTGTATTTGATAAAGTAACAGTTGGTGGAACTGAAAATACAGTTATGGCAGCAGCTTTAGCTTATGGAACAACAACTATAATAAATGCAGCAAAAGAGCCTGAAATCGTACAACTTTGTGAAGTTCTTGCAAATAGTGGCGTTAAAATAGAAGGTATTGGAACTTCAAAAATTATAATTGAAGGAACAGGTCAAAAACTTCTTGATATTAAACCATTTGATGTAATTCCAGATAGAATCGAAGCTGGAACTTATATGTGTGCAGCAGCTATTATGAATCAAAAACTAAAAATAGATAAAGTTATTCCTCTACATTTAGAAGCAGTTATTTCAAAACTTGAAGAGATGAATTTTGAAGTATTACAAGATGAAAATAGTGTTACTATTATGCCCACAACTGAAATAAAACCAGTAAATATAATCACAACTGAATATCCAGGTTTCCCAACAGATATGCAAGCCCAATTTATGGCACTTGCAACTCAAGCAAATGGAACAAGTACAATAGATGAAAGATTATTTGAAAATAGATTTATGCACGTTAGTGAACTATTAAGACTTGGTGCTGATATTCACTTAAATGGAAACATTGCGACAATCAATGGAAAAAGAGGAACATTAAATGGAACTGATGTTATGGCAACTGACTTAAGAGCCTCTTCAGCCCTTGTTTTAGCCGCTTTAGTTGCAAGTGGTGAAACAAATATCCATAGAATTTATCACTTAGATAGAGGTTATGAAAATCTTGAAGGAAAACTATCTCTTATTGGTGCAGATGTAAAAAGGTTTGCAGAATAA
- a CDS encoding DMT family transporter: MEEQVNKGIKYMLFASFLFALMGAVAKELSDSMSSVEVVFFRNVFGVFFILISIYNSPLKQIGGKFWLLVFRGVAGFVALLFFFYNISEISLGEAMTFSKTSTIFTAIFAYIFLKEKLGFKGWLGVFVGFIGIVFITEFDGSNLEKTDYLGILSGVGAALAYTSVRELRTYYDSRAIVLSFMTIGTIGPMILLIIGSFYSNPHLDFMLGTFTMPKNEDWIFIILLGIFATLAQIYMTKAYSFAKAGIIGTISYSNIVFSIILGLILGDSFPSFLIVLGILLIIFSGFLVSGKKE, from the coding sequence ATGGAAGAACAGGTTAATAAAGGCATAAAATATATGCTTTTTGCTTCATTTTTATTCGCACTTATGGGAGCTGTTGCTAAAGAGTTAAGTGATAGTATGAGTTCAGTTGAAGTAGTTTTTTTTAGAAATGTTTTTGGTGTATTTTTTATTTTAATTTCAATTTATAATTCTCCTTTGAAGCAAATTGGTGGAAAATTTTGGTTATTGGTTTTTAGAGGAGTCGCTGGTTTTGTAGCACTTTTATTTTTCTTTTATAATATTTCAGAGATTTCACTTGGAGAAGCTATGACTTTTTCAAAAACTTCAACAATTTTTACAGCAATATTTGCATATATATTTTTAAAAGAAAAACTTGGATTTAAAGGTTGGCTTGGAGTTTTTGTAGGATTTATAGGAATTGTTTTTATAACAGAATTTGATGGAAGTAATTTAGAAAAAACTGATTATTTAGGGATACTTTCAGGTGTTGGTGCAGCTCTTGCTTATACATCAGTTAGAGAACTTAGAACATATTATGATTCAAGAGCAATTGTTTTATCTTTTATGACAATAGGAACAATAGGACCTATGATTTTATTAATAATTGGAAGTTTTTATTCAAATCCCCATTTGGATTTTATGTTAGGAACTTTTACTATGCCTAAAAATGAAGATTGGATATTTATTATTTTATTAGGAATATTTGCAACCCTTGCACAAATATATATGACAAAAGCATACTCTTTTGCAAAAGCTGGAATTATTGGAACAATTTCTTATAGTAATATAGTTTTTTCGATAATTTTAGGACTTATTTTAGGAGATTCTTTCCCTTCATTTTTAATTGTTTTAGGTATACTATTGATTATTTTTAGTGGGTTTTTAGTATCAGGGAAAAAGGAATAA
- a CDS encoding FMN-binding glutamate synthase family protein has protein sequence MDLTFWEDFWIVFVVIMIAWFIHDKYVQRKHQLLVNYPIIGRLRYLFEEAREPFRQYFGDEKFYESKDKLDWVYKAARDLPNYASFSPSQPLPKPKFMIRHSNIVLNDNEVDEKFEVVFGENRKKPFKAKSIIARSAMSDGSISPEGTRAFVQGAYLGGFPINSGEGGVTSNFFTTYESYDSSFMTVVDSSSLNKTFKKVAKFFFNGALAADVYRKLVFKNDPEAETYILDLKKKQFFRPNWDAPLENFPKDVPSDMPDIVFQISSGLYGARDKAGNFDPNRYQKVMRFCRMTEIKIAQGAKQTGGKLAGHKVTPAIAYYRNVEAYKDVFSPNRFPYGNSIEELFDFIGELQKLSEKPVGMKIVISDLENIEPYAKEIKRRIDSQNDAYPDFITIDGGSGGSATAPLEMMERVGLEIRDSIYLVDKVLSDYGIRDKIKLVASGKILTPDDIVIIMSLGADFVQIARGFMMSAGCIRARYCSGTTGRECPVGLATQNKSKRRKYFVFKHANYVANYHKNLLKNVKGLLAIMGLKSISQLNKHRLIFVDKNSRVFDNMDEVFKRKLKIGKDMEDEYHELR, from the coding sequence ATGGATTTAACATTTTGGGAAGATTTTTGGATTGTTTTTGTTGTAATTATGATTGCGTGGTTTATTCATGATAAATATGTACAAAGAAAACATCAACTTTTAGTTAATTATCCAATAATTGGAAGATTAAGATATTTGTTTGAAGAAGCAAGGGAACCTTTTAGACAATATTTTGGTGATGAAAAGTTTTATGAATCAAAAGATAAGTTAGATTGGGTTTATAAAGCAGCACGTGATTTACCAAATTACGCCTCTTTTTCTCCCTCTCAACCTTTACCAAAACCAAAATTTATGATTAGACATTCAAATATTGTTTTAAACGATAATGAAGTAGATGAAAAATTTGAAGTTGTTTTTGGTGAAAATAGAAAAAAACCTTTTAAAGCAAAAAGTATCATTGCAAGGTCTGCTATGAGTGATGGTTCTATTTCTCCTGAGGGTACACGGGCATTTGTTCAAGGTGCATATTTAGGAGGGTTTCCTATAAATTCAGGTGAGGGTGGAGTAACATCAAATTTTTTTACTACCTATGAAAGTTATGATTCTTCATTTATGACAGTTGTTGATAGTTCATCATTAAATAAAACCTTTAAAAAAGTTGCAAAATTCTTTTTTAATGGAGCTTTAGCAGCTGATGTTTATAGAAAATTAGTTTTTAAAAATGACCCTGAAGCTGAAACATATATTTTAGATTTAAAGAAAAAACAGTTTTTTAGACCAAATTGGGATGCCCCTTTGGAAAATTTTCCAAAAGATGTACCTTCTGATATGCCTGATATTGTGTTTCAAATAAGTTCAGGATTATATGGAGCTAGGGATAAAGCTGGAAATTTTGACCCAAATAGATATCAAAAAGTTATGAGATTTTGTCGAATGACAGAAATCAAAATAGCTCAAGGTGCAAAACAAACAGGTGGAAAACTAGCAGGTCATAAAGTAACTCCTGCAATTGCTTATTATAGAAATGTAGAAGCTTATAAAGATGTTTTTTCTCCAAATAGATTTCCTTATGGAAACTCAATAGAAGAGTTGTTTGATTTTATTGGTGAATTACAAAAGTTATCAGAAAAACCTGTTGGTATGAAAATCGTAATTTCAGATTTAGAAAATATTGAACCATATGCAAAAGAGATAAAAAGAAGAATAGATTCGCAAAATGATGCTTATCCTGATTTTATAACTATTGATGGTGGAAGTGGTGGAAGTGCAACAGCACCATTAGAGATGATGGAAAGAGTTGGTCTTGAAATAAGAGATTCTATTTATTTAGTAGATAAAGTGTTAAGTGATTATGGAATAAGAGATAAAATTAAACTTGTTGCAAGTGGTAAAATATTAACTCCTGATGATATTGTTATAATTATGAGTTTAGGTGCAGATTTTGTTCAAATTGCTCGTGGATTTATGATGAGTGCAGGATGTATTAGAGCAAGATATTGTTCTGGAACAACAGGACGAGAGTGTCCAGTTGGACTTGCTACTCAAAATAAGAGTAAAAGAAGAAAATATTTTGTATTTAAACATGCAAATTATGTGGCAAATTATCATAAAAATCTTTTAAAAAATGTAAAAGGTTTGTTAGCAATAATGGGACTTAAAAGTATAAGTCAACTAAATAAACATAGATTGATTTTTGTGGATAAAAACTCAAGAGTATTTGATAATATGGATGAGGTATTTAAAAGAAAATTAAAAATTGGAAAAGATATGGAGGATGAATATCATGAACTTAGATAA